The DNA region CCAAGCCGGGCCGGGACGGTGCCCTGCGCACGTTTGCCATCTTTCTCATGACCGGGCGCAGGCGGGCCGGGTCCTGCGCCTGACGCCAGGGCGAAAAAACTCTGTTGACTGGCGGGGCCGGGAATGATAAAATGAATAAAGAGACCAAAACAGCCAGCCGCGTTCGCGAAACCGCCCCGCCGGGGGGAACGCCCACGCGCAACTCGGAGGCGAGGTAGTATCATGGCCGCAAAGACGATTCTTGTGGTGGACGATGAGCCGGATGTCGTGTCGCTCCTGGAGACCACGCTGAAGGCGGAGGGGTTCAACGTCCTGATGGCCTATGACGGCATCGCCGCGCTGGACCTCTGCACGACGGAGCGCCCGGACCTGGTGCTGCTGGACCTCATGATGCCCATGATGAGCGGCTACGAGGTGTGCGAGCAGATCAAGGCAAACCCCCTCACGAAGAACATCCCGGTGCTGTGCATCTCCTCCGCCCACACGCCGGAGGCGCGGGCGCAGTGTTTCCGCGCGGGCGCCGCAGAGCTGCTCAAGAAGCCCTTCTTCCCCGCGGAACTGGTCGCCCAGATCGGGCGGCATCTCAAGGCGGCAGACGACCTGATTTAGTCTGGAGCCTGGAGTCTGGAGTCTGGAGGCTGGAGGCTGGAGGCTGGAGCCTGGAGCCTGGAGCCTGGAGCCTGAAGCCTGGGTGCGGGGGGAGAACCGCCCGGCGCACGCGCCGGGGAAGGAGCCTGTCCCATGAAGAAACTCCCCGCCTTTTGTCTCGCGGCGTGTCTGCTGGTTTCCCTGGGCGCGGCGGCGGAAGCGCCCCTCTACGCCCCGCCCCCGGAGGGGGGGGACTCCCTCTGGGCGAGCTTTGAGAACCCCGGCATGAAAAAGGGCGCGGGTGCCATGAGCAACCGCGGCGGCAAGGGCGCGGCCTTTCGTCCCGTGGCGGCGGGCGAGACGGTGACCCTGCTGGAAACCGCCGGTCCGGGCACGCTCCGGCGGATGTGGATGACCCTGGCGACGCGCACGCCGGAGGCCCTGCGCGCGTATGTGCTGCGCATGTACTGGGACGGGGCGGCGACCCCGGCGGTGGAGGCGCCCCTGGGCGACTTCTTCTGCGCGGTCCTGGGGCGCATGGAACCCCTGGAAAACGACTACTTCAGCAGCCCCGAGGGCCGCTCGCTGGTCTGCACGGTCCCCATGCCCTTCCGCGCGGGCGCAAAGGTCACCTTCTCCAATGAGTCCGGCGAGGACCTTCCCCAGCTCTTCTACGACATCAACTGCACCCTGGGCGACGCGCACCCGGAGGGCACGCTCTACTTCCACGCCGCGTGGCGGCGGGAAAACCGCACGCAGCTCGGCCGCGACTTTGAGATCCTGCCGAAGGTGGAGGGGCGGGGGCGCTTTCTCGGCGCGCACATCGGCGTGGTGGGCAACCCCTCCTATTCCGGCTGGTTCGGCGAGGGCGAGGTGAAAATGTACGTGGACGGCGACACAGAATGGCCCACCATCGCGGGCACGGGCACGGAGGATTACATCGGCACGGCCTATGGCCAGAAGGAGTTCATCGGGCGGCAGTCGGGGTGCCTCGTGTCGGACGACCAGCGCCGGGTTTGGACCTTTTACAGGTACCATGGCCCCGATCCTGTATACTTCCACCGGGATATCCGCGTCACCCTCCAGCAGATGGGCGGCGCGGACAAGGTCCAGGTGCTGAAGATGGTCGAGCAGGGCGCCGAGCTGAGGCCCGTCACCATCGAGGGCGCGCCCCTCCTGGAGGGCGACGCGCCCCTGCCGCTGGATGACCCCTCGCTCCCCGCCACGGGGTGGACGAATTTTTTCCGCCGTGACGATGTGTGCGCCGCGGCATTGTTCTATTTGGACCGGCCCGAAAACGGGCTTCCGCGCCTCGCGCCCGCGGCGGAGCGCACGGCGGCCCTGCCGCCGGTGAAGTGACCCGAACCCGCAGGAATCTCCCATGTTCTGGACAAACAGCCAAGACGCGGCCATGGTCGCCTTTTTGCGCGACGCGGCCCGGCTGGCGCGGATGGTGCGCGACGAGCTCGCCCCCGCCTCGCTGACCAAGGAGGACCGGTCTCCGGTGACGGTGGCCGACTTCTCGGTGCAGGCGCTGGCGGGGATGCGCCTCGGCGCGGCCTATCCCGGCGTGCCCATCGTGGGCGAGGAGAGCAGCGCCCTGCTGAAGGGCCCCGGCGGCGCGGAATCCCTCAGGCAGGTCGTCGGCTATGTGCGGCGCTTTCAGGAGCGGGCGACGTCCAGGCAGGTGTGCGACTGGATAGACCGCGGCGGCGGCAGCCCCTGCGGAAAGTTCTGGGTTCTCGACCCCGTGGACGGCACCAAGGGCTTCCTCCGGGGCGGGCAGTACGCCGTCTCCCTCGGACTCATCGAGGACGGCGTGGTCACCCTGGGCGGCCTCGCCTGCCCGGCCCTCGGCCTCGACGGCGAGCCGGGCAACGGCGTCATCGCCGTGGCCCGACGGGGCAGGGGCGCCGTCATCGTCCCGCTGGACGCGCCGGAATTCTGCCGCCCCATCCGCGTGTCGCCCTGCGCCGACCCGCGCCGCGCCGTGCTCCTGCGCTCCTTCGAGTCGGGCCACACCAACGTGGACCGCACCGAGGCCGTCATCCGCCACCTCGGCATGAAGGCCCCCGCCGTGCCCATGGACAGCCAGACAAAATACGCCATGCTCGCAGCGGGCTACGGCGACCTCATCCTGCGCATGCCCTCGCCGGAGGCCCCCGACTACCGCGAGAAGATCTGGGACCACGCCGGCGGAGTCGTCGTGCTGGAGGAGGCCGGCGGCCGCGTCACCGACATCGAGGGCAACCCCTACGACTTCACCCGGGGCCGCCGCCTGGAGGGGAACGTGGGCCTCCTCGCCTCGAACGGCGCCCTGCACGCCGCCGCCCTGGAGGCCATCCGCCGCACGGCGGATTCCGGGTAGCGCGCCCGCGGGCGGAGAAGGAGTCCGTCATGGAAAACGAAACCCGTGTCCCCCGCCGCCGGTTCATCCAGGCCGCCGCCGCGGCCATGCCTGCGGCCGCCGCCCTCTCCTCCTGCGCCACCGCGCGCCCGCGCGTGGCGGCCCCAAGCGGCACCATCACGCTGGGCGTCATCGGCGCGGGCCCCCGCTGCCGCCACGTGCTGCCCCAGATGCTGACCCATCCCGACGTGCGCTGCGTGGCCGTGGCCGATGTGCGGCGGGACCGGCGGAACTCCGCCAAGGCCTTTGTGGACAAGACCCACGGCGCAAAGGACTGCGCCGTCTACCGCGACTTCCGCGAACTGCTCGCGCGCGGCGACATTGACGCCGTCCTCATCGCCACCGGCGACCGGTGGCACGCCCCGGCCTCCATCCTCGCGGCGGAGGCGGGCAAGGATGTGTACAGCGAGAAGCCCTGCGGGCTGACCATCGCCAACTGCCAGGCGCTGGCCGACACCATGCGGCGCACGGGCCGCGTCTTCCAGGCGGGCACCCAGCGGCGCAGCGTGGCCAATTTCCAGAAGGCCGTGGAGCTCGCGCATTCCGGAAAACTCGGCCGTATCCACACGCTCCACGCCACCGCCTACGTCCCCGAGATCAAGACCGCCTGGCTGCCCGGCGGGCCCACACCCGCCCCGGACGACGTGGACTGGAACCTCTGGCTCGGACCCGCGCCGTGGCGGCCCTACAACCCCGAATATCTCAACGGCGGCTGGCGCGCCCACTGGGATTTCGAGTCGGGCGCGCGCCTGCTCGACTGGGGCGCCCACACCGTGGACCTCTGCCAGTGGGCCAACCGCGCCGACGGCACGGTGCCGCTGTCCTATGAACCCGATGAGACGGGCATCACGGCGCGGTACGCCAACGGCGTCACCCTGCGCCTCCACTTCCTGAAGACGCCCTTCGAGGAGCGCCCGGGATGGATTCAGGCGCTGGGCACCTGCCCCGTGCGCTTCGAGGGCGACGAGGGATGGGTGGAGGTGGGCGACAGCGGCGGCATCGAGCTGTCCTCCGACGCGCTGAAAACGGAGCTTGCCGGCCTGCCGAAGGTCGAAAACGGCATAGACGTCCTCGCCCACACCCGGAACTTTCTCGACTGCGTGAAATCGCGCGGCGCAACGGCGGCCAACCCCGGGGTCATGCGCCGCTCCCACATCGCCTGCCACGCCGCCGCCCTCTCCTGGATCCTCGGCCGAAAACTGGAGATGGACCCCAAAACCGAGACCTTCCTCCGCGACGACGAGGCCAACCGCCTGCGCACCCGCCCCGAGCGCGACTGGACGGTGTAGCGGGGGGGGCTTGGCGGTCAGGATGACCGGGCGGGCCCGTTGGCGGCTGCCGGAGAATGCCGTCCAAAATGCGCGCGCCGCCCTGGTGGACAGGGCGCAGCTGTGGCGCCGCAGATTGAAACCCTTCCCGGCGGTGCGCTATCGTACACCCCCGCATCCGCGGCGGCGGGCCCTTAGCTCAGTTGGTTAGAGCAGGTGACTCATAATCACTTGGTCGCAGGTTCGAGTCCTGCAGGGCCCACCATTCTTTTTTCCGGTTTGGGGACACGCTCCGGCTGGTTCTGTTGTCACCGGAAAGAAAGGGGATTCAGGGCGCACCGCTCCGCTCCCAGCGGCAGGCCGCCTCCGCCATCCGGTGGATGAGCTTGATCGCGGCAAGCAGC from Candidatus Hydrogenedentota bacterium includes:
- a CDS encoding response regulator, which translates into the protein MAAKTILVVDDEPDVVSLLETTLKAEGFNVLMAYDGIAALDLCTTERPDLVLLDLMMPMMSGYEVCEQIKANPLTKNIPVLCISSAHTPEARAQCFRAGAAELLKKPFFPAELVAQIGRHLKAADDLI
- a CDS encoding DUF2961 domain-containing protein, which translates into the protein MKKLPAFCLAACLLVSLGAAAEAPLYAPPPEGGDSLWASFENPGMKKGAGAMSNRGGKGAAFRPVAAGETVTLLETAGPGTLRRMWMTLATRTPEALRAYVLRMYWDGAATPAVEAPLGDFFCAVLGRMEPLENDYFSSPEGRSLVCTVPMPFRAGAKVTFSNESGEDLPQLFYDINCTLGDAHPEGTLYFHAAWRRENRTQLGRDFEILPKVEGRGRFLGAHIGVVGNPSYSGWFGEGEVKMYVDGDTEWPTIAGTGTEDYIGTAYGQKEFIGRQSGCLVSDDQRRVWTFYRYHGPDPVYFHRDIRVTLQQMGGADKVQVLKMVEQGAELRPVTIEGAPLLEGDAPLPLDDPSLPATGWTNFFRRDDVCAAALFYLDRPENGLPRLAPAAERTAALPPVK
- a CDS encoding 3'(2'),5'-bisphosphate nucleotidase, which gives rise to MFWTNSQDAAMVAFLRDAARLARMVRDELAPASLTKEDRSPVTVADFSVQALAGMRLGAAYPGVPIVGEESSALLKGPGGAESLRQVVGYVRRFQERATSRQVCDWIDRGGGSPCGKFWVLDPVDGTKGFLRGGQYAVSLGLIEDGVVTLGGLACPALGLDGEPGNGVIAVARRGRGAVIVPLDAPEFCRPIRVSPCADPRRAVLLRSFESGHTNVDRTEAVIRHLGMKAPAVPMDSQTKYAMLAAGYGDLILRMPSPEAPDYREKIWDHAGGVVVLEEAGGRVTDIEGNPYDFTRGRRLEGNVGLLASNGALHAAALEAIRRTADSG
- a CDS encoding Gfo/Idh/MocA family oxidoreductase, which translates into the protein MENETRVPRRRFIQAAAAAMPAAAALSSCATARPRVAAPSGTITLGVIGAGPRCRHVLPQMLTHPDVRCVAVADVRRDRRNSAKAFVDKTHGAKDCAVYRDFRELLARGDIDAVLIATGDRWHAPASILAAEAGKDVYSEKPCGLTIANCQALADTMRRTGRVFQAGTQRRSVANFQKAVELAHSGKLGRIHTLHATAYVPEIKTAWLPGGPTPAPDDVDWNLWLGPAPWRPYNPEYLNGGWRAHWDFESGARLLDWGAHTVDLCQWANRADGTVPLSYEPDETGITARYANGVTLRLHFLKTPFEERPGWIQALGTCPVRFEGDEGWVEVGDSGGIELSSDALKTELAGLPKVENGIDVLAHTRNFLDCVKSRGATAANPGVMRRSHIACHAAALSWILGRKLEMDPKTETFLRDDEANRLRTRPERDWTV